Proteins encoded in a region of the Planktothrix tepida PCC 9214 genome:
- a CDS encoding SDR family NAD(P)-dependent oxidoreductase produces MDGLTGRLVNKVAIVTGAGTGIGEAIAHKFAKEGAKVIVNGLPDDPIESVAALIRKSGGSAMAYAGDVSVETQAQGCIDATIDGFGKLDILVNNAGVFLTNAEIDDYPITDFDQTIRMNIRSAFLMTKYAIPHLRKTAGNIISAGSEAGFNGLAQNAPYGGTKGWMHSFMMGVAVEQAKHGIRANCVCPGAIDTAWTHKETGPMDQKMEKTLIQATPIARRGTPEEVANVYAFLASDEASYVTGALWLVDGGVTPAKGPMGKETPFWKRSEPSGELRLEHGKEGLKNKETHTIK; encoded by the coding sequence ATGGATGGGTTAACAGGACGGCTGGTAAATAAAGTGGCAATTGTTACAGGGGCTGGAACTGGAATTGGGGAAGCGATCGCCCATAAATTTGCTAAAGAAGGTGCTAAAGTAATTGTTAATGGTTTACCCGATGATCCGATTGAATCTGTCGCTGCATTGATTCGGAAATCTGGCGGTTCAGCAATGGCTTATGCTGGGGATGTATCCGTTGAAACCCAGGCTCAAGGGTGCATTGATGCGACAATTGATGGGTTTGGAAAGCTGGATATTCTAGTGAATAATGCGGGTGTATTCTTAACCAATGCAGAAATTGATGATTATCCCATTACCGATTTTGATCAGACTATTCGGATGAATATTCGGTCAGCATTTTTAATGACTAAATATGCTATTCCTCACTTAAGAAAAACCGCCGGAAATATTATTTCGGCTGGGTCAGAAGCGGGATTTAATGGACTCGCTCAAAATGCACCTTATGGAGGTACAAAAGGCTGGATGCACTCTTTTATGATGGGGGTTGCAGTTGAACAAGCTAAACATGGAATTCGGGCAAATTGTGTGTGTCCGGGGGCAATTGATACCGCTTGGACACATAAAGAAACTGGCCCAATGGATCAAAAAATGGAAAAAACTTTAATTCAAGCAACACCAATAGCGCGAAGAGGTACACCGGAAGAAGTTGCTAATGTTTATGCGTTTCTGGCCTCCGATGAAGCCAGTTATGTTACAGGTGCATTATGGTTAGTCGATGGCGGTGTGACTCCTGCAAAAGGCCCAATGGGTAAAGAGACTCCCTTCTGGAAACGGTCTGAACCTTCAGGAGAATTGCGTTTAGAGCATGGAAAAGAAGGGTTAAAAAACAAAGAAACCCATACCATTAAATAA
- a CDS encoding pentapeptide repeat-containing protein, with amino-acid sequence MGQNLSQANLIGADLSDCNLSDADLTDADLRGAILLRANLTGAKLNGTNLKWAALTKVIPPDINLNHAILNRTILPNGCPSEL; translated from the coding sequence ATGGGGCAAAATTTAAGTCAGGCAAATTTGATAGGTGCAGATTTGTCTGATTGTAACCTAAGTGATGCAGATTTGACGGATGCTGATTTAAGAGGAGCTATTCTTTTAAGAGCGAATTTAACAGGAGCCAAACTCAACGGAACGAATCTCAAGTGGGCAGCTTTAACTAAAGTTATCCCCCCTGATATTAATCTCAACCATGCTATTTTAAATCGAACAATTTTGCCCAATGGTTGTCCATCTGAACTGTAA
- a CDS encoding BON domain-containing protein → MGWLSRLFGRHEEEKAKTAQPVQNVQASAPATTATATIPPERMGLDGKYDQSGLAKRVAYAFDQDSELDDMDSVWVAQTDSTVVLKGKVPSQQLFSRMVTVAKGVNGATSVDTSQLTVG, encoded by the coding sequence ATGGGTTGGTTAAGCCGATTATTTGGTCGTCATGAAGAAGAAAAAGCTAAAACTGCTCAACCTGTACAAAATGTTCAGGCGAGTGCTCCCGCAACAACAGCAACCGCTACAATTCCACCTGAACGGATGGGTTTAGATGGGAAATATGATCAAAGTGGTTTAGCAAAACGAGTGGCTTATGCGTTTGATCAAGATTCTGAATTAGATGATATGGATAGCGTTTGGGTTGCTCAAACTGATAGTACAGTTGTGTTAAAAGGGAAGGTTCCCAGTCAACAACTGTTTAGTAGAATGGTGACAGTTGCTAAAGGCGTTAATGGAGCAACTTCAGTTGATACTAGCCAATTAACGGTTGGTTAA
- a CDS encoding S-layer homology domain-containing protein → MTSFQPVFLDITQHWARPFIQRLQAQGLINGFKDNTFRPDQNLTRAEFATLLKAAFPTPAKRQYIQFSDVTKDFWAAKAIQTAYESGFISGFPDGRFYPQNPVTRLQVLLALVSGLNLATGDHLNLEDLYTDADQIPNYATQAIITATRSQLVVNHPNPETFNPNLNATRGEVAAIIYQALVLLKKADPIICQYSIELSKPGIIRTGTHLSVNGRKWKLPWSQWSSGIATNTGISDKGIIQVLGINPLNTTDENSQTVSWFSSTPYKFQTTWDTEYRYLKINQLAELSGWDLEIQDQTLNIVSKLGTVQALTFEEQPNRSQMMVTLNQPTPWELYQQNTPWEVVVDAVTSATVAKPFQEQSQPTPTSGTSEQQNEGETAGTTKKPSRPIVKIANNQTVIQGTLPDGYGVKVFTLNNPNRILIELRQDALIERDITWTKGLRWRQQYITLNNSRFPVVWLMLTPGSSLNLRPIWANLTGMKGIDSLAKTVDNCQCLAAINGGYFNRNNLLPLGAIRRDGKWFSGPILNRGAIAWNDAGQTKIARLTLKETLILSSGQRLDCELLNTGYVKAGIARYTPEWGESYTPLTANEIVIVVENNIVKQQIESTNTTTAIAIPKNGYLLTLRSFRSALSSFSVGTSITIESQTTPSDFNLFPHILGGGPLLLQNGQVVVDAVAEGFNIWFADQSAIRSSVGITAKGEWLIAAVHNRVGGVGAKLTEMALLMQQLGATDALNLDGGSSTSLVLGGQLLNRIPDTAAPVHNGLGVFRR, encoded by the coding sequence ATGACCAGTTTCCAACCTGTTTTTTTAGATATTACCCAGCATTGGGCACGTCCTTTTATTCAACGGTTACAAGCTCAAGGTTTAATTAATGGGTTTAAAGATAACACATTTCGCCCAGATCAAAACCTAACTCGTGCGGAATTTGCGACTCTTCTAAAAGCTGCATTTCCTACTCCTGCTAAACGTCAATATATCCAATTTAGTGATGTTACCAAGGATTTTTGGGCTGCAAAAGCCATTCAAACCGCTTACGAATCTGGATTTATTTCGGGGTTCCCTGATGGACGGTTTTATCCTCAAAATCCGGTAACTCGTTTACAAGTTTTATTAGCATTAGTATCAGGTTTAAACTTGGCTACAGGTGATCATTTAAACTTAGAAGATCTTTATACTGATGCGGATCAAATTCCTAATTATGCAACTCAAGCAATCATTACAGCAACTCGTTCTCAATTGGTAGTTAATCATCCTAATCCTGAAACATTCAATCCTAATTTAAACGCTACTAGAGGAGAAGTAGCTGCTATTATTTATCAAGCTTTAGTGTTGCTTAAAAAAGCTGATCCTATCATTTGTCAATATAGTATAGAATTATCTAAACCCGGAATTATCCGCACCGGAACCCATCTTTCTGTCAATGGTCGAAAATGGAAGTTACCCTGGAGTCAGTGGAGTTCAGGAATTGCGACAAATACCGGAATTAGTGATAAGGGAATTATACAGGTTTTAGGGATTAATCCCTTAAATACAACCGATGAAAACTCGCAAACTGTCAGTTGGTTTTCTTCAACTCCCTATAAATTCCAGACAACTTGGGATACAGAATATCGCTATTTAAAAATTAATCAATTAGCGGAATTATCAGGATGGGATTTAGAAATACAGGATCAAACCTTAAATATTGTTTCTAAATTGGGAACTGTTCAAGCTTTAACCTTTGAAGAACAGCCTAATCGTTCTCAAATGATGGTAACATTAAATCAACCGACTCCTTGGGAACTTTATCAACAAAATACCCCATGGGAAGTTGTGGTTGATGCGGTCACTTCTGCGACCGTTGCTAAACCGTTTCAAGAACAATCTCAACCCACACCCACTTCAGGAACTTCTGAACAACAAAATGAAGGCGAAACCGCAGGAACCACAAAAAAACCCTCTCGACCTATTGTTAAAATTGCCAATAATCAAACGGTGATTCAAGGAACCTTACCCGATGGTTATGGGGTAAAAGTTTTTACCTTAAATAATCCTAACCGAATTTTAATTGAACTCCGACAAGATGCGTTAATTGAACGGGATATTACCTGGACAAAAGGATTGCGTTGGCGACAACAATATATCACCTTAAATAATAGCCGTTTTCCGGTGGTTTGGTTAATGTTAACTCCGGGTTCAAGTTTGAATTTACGTCCGATTTGGGCAAATCTAACGGGAATGAAAGGGATTGACAGTTTAGCGAAAACTGTAGATAATTGTCAATGTCTAGCAGCAATTAATGGAGGCTATTTTAACCGAAATAATCTCTTACCATTAGGAGCAATTCGTCGGGATGGAAAATGGTTTTCAGGGCCAATTTTAAATCGAGGTGCGATCGCTTGGAATGATGCCGGACAAACTAAAATTGCTCGTTTAACTTTAAAAGAAACCTTAATTTTATCATCGGGACAACGGTTAGATTGTGAATTACTGAATACAGGTTATGTAAAAGCTGGAATTGCTCGATATACTCCCGAATGGGGTGAAAGTTATACCCCTTTAACGGCGAATGAAATTGTTATTGTTGTGGAAAATAATATTGTTAAACAACAAATTGAATCAACAAATACTACCACTGCCATTGCAATTCCTAAAAATGGCTATTTGTTAACCTTGCGATCATTTCGTAGCGCCTTAAGTTCGTTTTCAGTGGGAACATCTATTACGATAGAATCCCAAACCACACCCTCGGATTTTAATTTATTTCCCCATATTTTAGGCGGGGGGCCATTATTATTACAAAATGGACAAGTCGTAGTTGATGCAGTCGCTGAAGGGTTTAATATTTGGTTTGCGGATCAATCTGCTATCCGTAGCAGCGTCGGAATTACCGCCAAGGGAGAATGGTTAATTGCCGCCGTCCATAACCGTGTGGGGGGTGTGGGTGCTAAATTAACAGAAATGGCACTCCTGATGCAGCAACTCGGTGCCACAGATGCGTTAAATTTAGACGGAGGAAGTTCCACCAGTTTAGTCTTAGGAGGTCAACTGTTAAACCGAATTCCCGATACAGCCGCCCCGGTTCACAATGGTTTAGGGGTATTTCGCCGATAA
- a CDS encoding DUF2267 domain-containing protein, with protein MTTQQAQQKQPDANVEISEKHQPFLEKVMTEGGLSDLYDARDITEVVFRVMRDVMSTETADHVAEELHKEVMPTSNKRLQMEIAELWEDTNPIVGFLSRIRPPLKGPGLSGIDSEKFLVRVANEGGLPPTTNAETVIKAVFSATKAELSKERIEEITGWLPDDIQEIWKQV; from the coding sequence ATGACGACACAACAAGCCCAACAAAAACAACCGGATGCGAATGTTGAAATTTCAGAAAAACATCAGCCATTTTTAGAAAAAGTTATGACTGAAGGAGGTCTTTCTGATCTCTATGATGCCAGAGATATTACAGAAGTTGTCTTTCGGGTCATGCGGGATGTTATGAGTACAGAAACCGCCGACCATGTTGCTGAAGAATTACATAAAGAAGTGATGCCAACTTCTAATAAAAGACTCCAAATGGAAATTGCCGAGTTATGGGAAGATACTAATCCGATTGTCGGTTTTTTAAGCCGGATTCGTCCCCCTTTAAAAGGGCCTGGTCTATCAGGAATTGATTCGGAAAAATTTTTAGTTCGTGTGGCCAATGAAGGGGGTTTACCTCCAACAACCAATGCAGAAACCGTGATTAAAGCTGTATTTTCTGCAACAAAAGCTGAACTTTCTAAAGAACGAATTGAAGAAATTACAGGGTGGCTTCCAGACGATATTCAAGAAATTTGGAAACAAGTCTAG
- a CDS encoding pentapeptide repeat-containing protein, which translates to MSFNIFWKRYLEGGKNFSGLDLTEANLTYANLTQANLSNTNLNHASLSQANLDGAKFKSGKFDRCRFV; encoded by the coding sequence ATGAGCTTTAATATATTTTGGAAGCGCTATTTAGAAGGTGGAAAAAATTTTAGTGGCTTAGACTTAACAGAAGCAAACCTAACCTATGCCAACCTGACTCAAGCAAATTTATCAAACACCAATTTGAATCATGCTTCATTAAGTCAAGCCAATCTCGATGGGGCAAAATTTAAGTCAGGCAAATTTGATAGGTGCAGATTTGTCTGA
- a CDS encoding pentapeptide repeat-containing protein — protein MITPGELNYYYKVLDLKPGASLELVDQAYKDLAFIWHPDRIPEENQRLRKIAEEKLKEINQARDKLRSLLRRSSSNSTQRSSTVQRSESYAKSSSNGSGHSTYNTHQRASSSYQSSTYQSRVKTPGNETFQRPQTPVNSQPQTPPRPPSPSPSPPPPPPKPTELSGLSFKGEDLKERDFSSRNLSGADFSEANLSDAFLHKVNLSGACLYKANLFRANFLQANLTYANLQEANLIGADLSGADLRCANLTGAKVGIGDKVMVKLTGAKLQGTILPDGSVHPQ, from the coding sequence ATGATAACTCCGGGTGAATTGAATTATTACTATAAAGTGTTAGATCTTAAGCCTGGTGCCTCCTTAGAATTGGTGGATCAGGCTTATAAAGACTTAGCATTTATTTGGCATCCCGATCGCATTCCTGAAGAAAATCAACGATTAAGAAAAATCGCTGAGGAAAAACTCAAAGAAATTAATCAAGCACGGGATAAATTACGTTCTTTATTGCGTCGTTCTTCATCGAATTCAACTCAACGCTCATCAACGGTTCAGCGTTCAGAATCCTATGCTAAATCGTCCTCTAATGGTTCAGGACATTCAACTTATAACACCCATCAACGTGCGTCTTCTTCCTATCAATCTTCGACCTATCAAAGCCGCGTAAAAACTCCTGGAAATGAAACTTTTCAACGTCCACAAACTCCTGTAAATTCCCAACCACAAACGCCTCCTCGTCCTCCTTCTCCTTCTCCTTCTCCTCCACCACCTCCCCCTAAACCCACAGAATTAAGTGGATTAAGTTTTAAAGGAGAAGACTTAAAAGAACGGGATTTTTCCAGTCGAAATTTAAGCGGTGCAGACTTCAGTGAAGCCAATTTAAGTGATGCGTTTCTGCATAAAGTCAACTTAAGTGGGGCTTGTTTATATAAAGCCAATCTATTTCGGGCTAATTTTTTACAAGCCAATTTAACCTATGCAAATTTACAAGAAGCCAATTTAATTGGGGCTGATTTAAGCGGGGCTGATTTAAGATGTGCTAATTTAACTGGGGCAAAAGTTGGAATTGGGGATAAAGTAATGGTAAAATTAACAGGAGCTAAATTACAAGGTACTATTTTACCGGATGGCAGTGTTCATCCTCAATAA
- a CDS encoding phosphodiester glycosidase family protein: MPNAKKQKGCQTMARRTFLLFIGFLIFRALKGFFSIAENRDRTLQFINQIKQTYFSERFAVNSPTPQPAISPPTIVKTPTFNLPTSQPLIIPNSPSPNLNLNSVQPVQILQKDLLGISFYQTIINLTDPENIITMGLANNAPQANSSQKSYGDESFTNFVKRYPAAVVANGTFFSKDAQKRVMGNLVGEGKFLKYSRWENFGTTLGLKTGNRPEMITARLEGKPEWNQHWFSLTCGPRLIKQGKIWLAPKTEGFNDPHVLDKGYRTAIGFSQTGKELFLVSFLASLTLQQEAEVMKAIGCYEAMNLDGGASEGLAYHGDIYINPGRNLTNVIVVYDRNFPAPSPVKTAWKQFQNGQRPVIPINR, encoded by the coding sequence ATGCCTAATGCTAAAAAACAAAAAGGGTGTCAAACGATGGCGCGGCGTACCTTTTTATTATTTATTGGTTTTTTGATTTTTAGGGCGTTAAAAGGTTTTTTCTCTATTGCTGAAAATCGCGATCGCACGTTACAATTTATTAACCAAATTAAACAAACCTATTTTTCAGAACGATTTGCGGTTAATTCTCCAACACCCCAACCTGCAATTTCTCCCCCTACTATTGTTAAAACGCCTACTTTTAATCTTCCAACATCCCAACCCCTGATTATTCCAAACTCTCCTTCTCCTAACCTTAACTTAAATTCAGTACAACCTGTACAAATCTTGCAAAAAGATCTATTGGGAATTTCTTTTTATCAAACCATTATTAATTTAACTGATCCTGAAAATATAATCACGATGGGGTTAGCCAATAACGCGCCTCAAGCCAATAGTAGCCAAAAATCTTACGGTGATGAATCCTTTACTAATTTTGTCAAACGGTATCCGGCGGCGGTCGTTGCGAATGGCACTTTTTTTAGTAAAGATGCTCAAAAACGAGTCATGGGAAATTTGGTTGGGGAAGGCAAATTTTTAAAATATAGTCGTTGGGAAAATTTCGGAACAACATTAGGGTTAAAAACTGGAAATCGCCCAGAAATGATCACTGCTAGACTTGAAGGAAAACCCGAATGGAATCAACATTGGTTTTCTCTAACCTGTGGCCCCCGATTAATAAAACAAGGTAAAATTTGGTTAGCACCCAAAACAGAAGGGTTTAATGATCCTCATGTTTTAGATAAAGGATATCGCACCGCTATTGGTTTTTCTCAAACGGGAAAAGAACTGTTTTTAGTTTCTTTTTTAGCCAGTTTAACTTTACAACAAGAAGCGGAAGTGATGAAAGCTATTGGATGTTATGAAGCGATGAATTTAGATGGTGGTGCGTCGGAAGGGTTAGCGTATCACGGAGATATTTATATTAATCCAGGGCGAAATTTAACGAATGTAATTGTCGTTTATGATCGCAATTTTCCCGCCCCAAGTCCAGTAAAAACCGCCTGGAAACAGTTTCAAAACGGTCAACGTCCCGTTATTCCTATTAATCGTTAA
- a CDS encoding DUF4112 domain-containing protein, translating to MNTNQRLATLNRIRKLSRLMDTSIRLPVIGFRIGLDPIIGLIPGFGDIIDTAFSGYLIYLAAQFKLPNSVLGWMVFNIVLEAILGTVPLVGDIFDAFYKSNIRNLNLLEEHLNNTEPELSQVEPMNSAKKEKITV from the coding sequence ATGAATACAAACCAACGTTTAGCGACTTTAAACCGTATCCGTAAACTCAGCCGTTTAATGGATACTTCGATTCGCCTTCCGGTAATTGGTTTTCGGATTGGTTTAGATCCGATTATTGGTTTAATTCCCGGTTTCGGAGATATCATTGATACTGCTTTTTCAGGGTATTTAATTTATTTAGCTGCCCAATTTAAGTTACCGAATTCAGTATTAGGTTGGATGGTTTTTAATATTGTATTAGAAGCTATATTAGGAACAGTCCCTTTGGTAGGGGATATCTTTGATGCTTTCTATAAATCTAATATTCGCAACTTGAATTTATTAGAAGAACACCTGAACAATACAGAACCCGAATTAAGCCAAGTTGAGCCAATGAATTCAGCTAAGAAAGAAAAAATAACGGTCTGA